One genomic segment of Streptomyces sp. TLI_146 includes these proteins:
- a CDS encoding glutamate--cysteine ligase: protein MHRPLNASARRARSVPGALGMGVEEELLLVDAATLHAAPGASAVLKRCAAEAPDRVSAEITTLQVETKSRPHLHTGELRDELLTLRRLVARCAEREGMGVVASGLPVLGDVVPPPITEGDRYAHGMDTYRALHDEMSMCAFQVHIDIPDLACALDVANRLRPWLPVLLSMSANSPYFAGRDTGYASWRALAWGRWPVAGPPPYFRSPAHYEEVLGALGESGALVDPGTVFWDVRPAPRLPTLEVRVADMTITAEESVVFAALIRALVAVSLREAERGEPAPAPSAEVLRAAYWRAARDGLGGSGLDVITQKAVPAALLAERMVTHALPALEAYGDAALVTSGVRRLIAHGCGAARQRAAARGGPLDAVVRHLIEQTVADPA from the coding sequence ATGCACCGTCCCCTCAACGCCTCCGCGCGCCGGGCCCGTTCCGTTCCCGGCGCTCTCGGCATGGGCGTGGAGGAGGAACTGCTTCTCGTCGACGCCGCCACGCTGCACGCCGCCCCCGGGGCGTCGGCGGTGCTCAAGCGCTGTGCGGCCGAGGCGCCGGACCGGGTCTCCGCCGAGATCACGACGCTCCAGGTGGAGACGAAGAGCAGGCCGCACCTCCACACCGGTGAACTACGGGACGAGCTGCTCACGTTGCGGCGCCTGGTCGCCCGTTGCGCGGAGCGCGAGGGCATGGGGGTGGTCGCCTCCGGACTCCCGGTGCTCGGCGACGTGGTACCGCCACCGATCACCGAGGGCGACCGGTACGCGCACGGCATGGACACCTACCGGGCGCTGCACGACGAGATGTCGATGTGCGCCTTCCAGGTGCACATCGACATCCCCGACCTGGCCTGCGCCCTGGACGTCGCCAACCGCCTGCGTCCCTGGCTTCCGGTCCTGCTCTCCATGTCCGCCAACTCGCCGTACTTCGCGGGCCGCGACACCGGATACGCCAGTTGGCGCGCACTCGCCTGGGGGCGGTGGCCCGTGGCCGGGCCGCCCCCGTACTTCCGTTCACCCGCGCACTACGAGGAAGTCCTCGGTGCTCTGGGCGAGTCGGGCGCGCTGGTCGATCCCGGCACCGTCTTCTGGGACGTACGCCCCGCTCCGCGTCTGCCCACCCTGGAAGTCCGGGTCGCGGACATGACCATCACCGCTGAGGAATCCGTTGTGTTCGCCGCGCTGATCCGCGCCTTGGTGGCCGTGTCCCTGCGCGAGGCCGAGCGCGGCGAGCCCGCACCCGCGCCCTCCGCCGAAGTCCTGCGGGCCGCCTACTGGCGGGCGGCACGCGACGGTCTGGGCGGCTCGGGCCTCGATGTGATCACCCAGAAGGCGGTGCCTGCGGCCCTGTTGGCGGAGCGCATGGTGACACACGCCCTTCCTGCCCTCGAAGCGTACGGTGACGCCGCCCTGGTCACTTCCGGCGTACGGCGGCTCATCGCCCATGGCTGTGGGGCGGCCCGTCAGCGCGCCGCCGCCCGTGGCGGGCCGCTCGATGCCGTCGTACGCCATCTCATCGAGCAGACAGTGGCGGACCCGGCATGA
- a CDS encoding NAD(P)-binding domain-containing protein: MMTAEATTEHHRFVVLGAGPAGLQLGCFLQAGGQDHVVLEREDAPGGFFRRYPRHRRLISLNKVHTLDQDPEIRLRWDWNSLLSPSSRPLFAEYSSEWFPHADAMVAYLADYQRAHVPAVRFDTDIREIARVGPGSGSGFRLSAADGRVFTCDCLVVATGWGGPYVPDIPGIEHAIGYEDAPVAPEAYRGKRVLFIGKGNSAFESATPLLDHAALVHLASPRPTRLAWHSKHPGDVRGQYGALLDGYWFKTLHGVLECVIEEIRPTEDAVAVSIAYTLAEGEREVLEYDMVIRCTGFRMDETVFSADCRPHLAPGGRFPATGPDWQSVDVDGMYFAGTLAQARDTKHASSPFIDGFRYNVRTLSRLLAERYEHRSLDHHTLPFDPTALADTMLGRVNWSSALWSQFEYLVDVFVLDEDHGQILHYEELPEDYAVARFGDRRHFYTLGLRWGRQDHSDVFAIRRRPQPEHAAESAFLHPVVRRYRHREPVVEQHLLEDLLAQWRRPDRHVEPLRAFLRGQRGVG, translated from the coding sequence ATGATGACAGCGGAGGCGACGACGGAGCACCATCGTTTCGTCGTCCTCGGGGCGGGCCCCGCAGGGCTGCAGCTCGGATGTTTTCTCCAGGCCGGCGGGCAGGACCATGTCGTCCTGGAGCGGGAGGATGCGCCCGGGGGCTTCTTCCGCCGCTATCCGCGCCACCGCAGGCTCATCTCGCTCAACAAGGTGCACACCCTCGATCAGGATCCGGAGATCAGGCTGCGCTGGGACTGGAACTCGCTGCTCTCGCCCTCCTCCCGGCCCTTGTTCGCGGAGTACAGCTCGGAGTGGTTTCCGCACGCGGACGCGATGGTCGCGTATCTCGCGGACTATCAGCGGGCCCATGTGCCGGCGGTCCGCTTCGACACCGACATCCGTGAGATCGCGCGCGTCGGCCCCGGCTCGGGCTCCGGTTTTCGGCTGAGTGCCGCCGACGGACGTGTCTTCACCTGCGACTGCCTGGTCGTGGCGACCGGCTGGGGCGGCCCGTACGTGCCTGACATCCCTGGCATCGAGCACGCGATCGGTTACGAGGACGCGCCGGTCGCCCCGGAGGCGTACCGCGGCAAGCGGGTGCTGTTCATCGGTAAGGGCAATTCGGCGTTCGAGAGCGCCACCCCCTTGCTCGACCACGCCGCGCTGGTCCATCTCGCCTCACCGAGGCCGACGCGTCTGGCCTGGCACAGCAAGCACCCGGGCGATGTGCGCGGTCAGTACGGGGCGCTTCTGGACGGTTACTGGTTCAAGACCCTGCACGGGGTTCTGGAGTGTGTGATCGAGGAGATCCGGCCGACCGAAGACGCCGTCGCGGTCTCGATCGCGTACACGCTCGCCGAGGGGGAGCGGGAGGTGCTCGAATACGACATGGTGATCCGCTGCACCGGATTCCGCATGGACGAGACGGTGTTCTCCGCCGACTGCCGCCCCCACCTCGCCCCCGGGGGCCGTTTTCCCGCGACCGGTCCCGACTGGCAGTCCGTGGACGTCGACGGCATGTACTTCGCGGGTACGTTGGCGCAGGCCCGGGACACCAAGCACGCGTCGTCGCCGTTCATCGACGGCTTCCGTTACAACGTGCGCACCCTGTCACGCCTCCTGGCGGAGCGCTACGAACACCGATCCCTGGACCACCACACGCTGCCGTTCGATCCGACGGCCCTGGCCGACACGATGCTGGGCCGGGTCAACTGGTCGTCCGCGCTGTGGAGTCAGTTCGAATACCTGGTCGACGTCTTCGTGCTGGATGAGGACCACGGCCAGATCCTGCACTACGAGGAACTGCCGGAGGACTACGCCGTCGCCCGCTTCGGTGACCGCCGCCACTTCTACACCCTCGGATTGCGCTGGGGCCGGCAGGACCACTCCGACGTGTTCGCCATCCGGCGCCGGCCCCAGCCCGAACACGCGGCCGAATCGGCCTTCCTGCACCCGGTGGTCCGCCGCTACCGGCACCGCGAGCCCGTCGTCGAGCAGCACCTGCTGGAGGACCTCCTTGCGCAGTGGCGCCGCCCCGACCGGCACGTGGAGCCGCTGCGGGCGTTCTTGCGGGGGCAGCGCGGAGTTGGGTGA
- a CDS encoding cobalamin-independent methionine synthase II family protein: MSIPTEPIGSIPRPSALQTALTDHSEGRLGEPELKALQERATADTLARLEQLGCAVLVDGEQSKPSFATYPLAGSTSLDPDGVVLPFADGHTRQLPRLTSGPFRYQVRAESYLCEARRHTDRPVKQAVIAPSALSLLYPNDPIEGYSREAFLRDVADEAEADIRGCLDAGAHRVQLDFTEGRLSLKLDPSGGVLDDFIALNNDVLGRFSADERARLGVHTCPGADHDSTHSLDVDYAGLLPKLFQLKADNFYVQLASEPDPERVLRVISGQLRPGMRVFVGVTDPISTTVETPEEVRDRVLLAARYIPVDQLGTCDDCGFSPFADDTSTSRDLAFAKIEARERGTALASQALGL; this comes from the coding sequence ATGAGCATTCCCACTGAACCGATCGGCAGCATCCCCCGGCCGAGCGCCTTGCAGACGGCTCTCACCGACCACAGCGAAGGCCGACTGGGCGAACCGGAACTGAAGGCACTCCAGGAGCGGGCCACGGCCGACACACTGGCCAGGCTGGAACAGCTCGGCTGTGCCGTCCTGGTCGACGGGGAACAGTCCAAGCCCAGCTTCGCCACCTACCCCCTGGCCGGGTCCACCAGCCTGGACCCGGACGGCGTCGTTCTCCCCTTCGCGGACGGCCACACCCGGCAGCTTCCCCGTCTGACCTCGGGGCCGTTCCGCTACCAGGTCCGCGCGGAGAGCTACCTGTGCGAGGCCCGGCGCCACACCGACCGCCCGGTCAAGCAGGCGGTCATCGCGCCCTCCGCCCTCAGCCTGCTCTACCCGAACGACCCCATCGAGGGATACTCCCGAGAAGCATTCCTGCGTGACGTCGCCGACGAGGCCGAGGCCGACATCCGCGGCTGTCTGGACGCGGGCGCCCATCGTGTCCAACTGGACTTCACCGAAGGCCGGCTGTCCCTCAAACTGGATCCGTCCGGCGGCGTCCTCGACGACTTCATCGCCCTCAACAACGACGTACTCGGCCGGTTCAGTGCGGACGAACGGGCCCGTCTGGGAGTGCACACCTGCCCAGGAGCGGACCACGACTCCACGCACAGCCTGGACGTCGACTACGCCGGCCTGCTGCCGAAGCTCTTCCAGCTGAAGGCCGACAACTTCTACGTACAGCTGGCCAGCGAACCCGACCCCGAACGCGTGCTGCGCGTCATCTCCGGCCAGCTGCGCCCGGGCATGCGGGTGTTCGTCGGTGTGACGGACCCGATCAGCACGACTGTCGAGACTCCGGAAGAAGTGCGTGACCGGGTTCTGCTCGCGGCCCGGTACATCCCGGTCGACCAGTTGGGAACCTGCGACGACTGCGGCTTCTCACCGTTCGCGGACGACACCTCTACCTCACGGGATCTCGCCTTCGCCAAGATCGAGGCGCGGGAACGGGGCACCGCCCTCGCCTCCCAGGCCCTGGGCCTCTAG
- a CDS encoding HAD family phosphatase, translated as MSESSATARTADLAPLMKVTPPAAVVFDCDGTLMDTEPCADAARGAVFARRGHVYDDAARDSLVGLSVTQAGEVMARLFRESALRLTEELAQELLAAVADGAQPMPGAADVVAILAARVPVAVASNGPRVLMDKSLAQGGLSRWLPITVSGDDVATPKPHPACYLAACAALGVEPGSALAVEDSPVGARAAHAAGMTVLGVGTLALGPYVHAHVPALDDAALHRWLDGW; from the coding sequence ATGAGCGAAAGCAGCGCGACGGCGCGCACAGCCGACCTTGCGCCGCTGATGAAAGTCACTCCGCCTGCCGCCGTGGTGTTCGACTGCGACGGCACGCTCATGGACACCGAACCGTGTGCCGATGCCGCACGCGGCGCCGTGTTCGCCCGCCGGGGGCATGTCTATGACGATGCGGCCCGCGATTCCCTCGTGGGTCTGTCCGTGACCCAGGCCGGGGAGGTGATGGCACGTCTGTTCAGGGAAAGCGCGCTGCGGTTGACGGAGGAACTGGCGCAGGAGCTGCTGGCCGCGGTCGCCGACGGGGCGCAGCCGATGCCCGGTGCGGCGGATGTGGTCGCAATTCTCGCCGCCAGGGTGCCGGTCGCGGTGGCCAGCAACGGGCCTCGCGTTCTCATGGACAAGTCGCTGGCGCAGGGTGGCCTGTCCCGATGGCTGCCGATCACGGTGTCGGGCGACGACGTCGCCACGCCCAAACCGCACCCCGCCTGCTACCTCGCCGCCTGCGCGGCCCTCGGCGTCGAGCCCGGCAGCGCCCTGGCCGTCGAGGACTCCCCGGTCGGCGCCCGTGCGGCTCATGCCGCCGGGATGACCGTGCTCGGCGTGGGCACCCTGGCCCTCGGGCCGTACGTGCACGCTCACGTACCCGCCCTCGACGATGCGGCGCTGCACCGCTGGCTCGACGGGTGGTGA
- a CDS encoding FkbM family methyltransferase, translating into MDGPPLPRRGGPSTRRRHPALAELPHPRRPARVRIRRNQSDLLILWQIFLKRFYELGVHYRLDKDIDTLDTVVDLGGNTGLAASYFTARYRPRTLLSVEPIPQNLGVLRHNAALSGLDWKIEPAAVAGESGMAEFTVSAFWDTCTAVPAVADLRRTRPYRLENVLARPNVQAPTRTVGELLAKHGIDHVDLLKVDIEGSEVEVFSQVQPWMDQVERIVLEVHDKYIDGEAVRNTMRTAGFRQVPPRVPEPAGFNPVELYVKS; encoded by the coding sequence TTGGATGGGCCGCCGCTTCCTCGGCGCGGCGGGCCGTCCACTCGCCGACGACACCCCGCTCTCGCTGAGCTTCCACACCCCCGCCGGCCGGCCCGCGTACGCATCCGCAGGAACCAGAGCGATCTGCTCATCCTGTGGCAGATCTTCCTGAAGCGCTTCTACGAACTCGGCGTCCACTACCGTCTGGACAAGGACATCGACACCCTCGACACGGTCGTCGACCTCGGCGGCAACACCGGCCTCGCCGCGTCCTACTTCACCGCCCGCTACCGCCCCCGCACCTTGCTGAGCGTAGAGCCGATCCCGCAGAATCTGGGCGTCCTGCGGCACAACGCCGCACTGTCCGGCCTGGACTGGAAGATCGAGCCGGCAGCCGTGGCCGGGGAGTCAGGGATGGCGGAGTTCACCGTCAGCGCGTTCTGGGACACCTGCACCGCCGTGCCCGCCGTGGCAGACCTGCGCCGCACCCGCCCCTACCGCCTGGAGAACGTGCTGGCCCGCCCGAACGTACAGGCGCCCACCCGCACCGTGGGCGAGCTGCTCGCCAAGCACGGCATCGATCACGTCGACCTGCTGAAGGTCGACATCGAGGGCAGCGAAGTCGAGGTGTTCAGCCAGGTCCAGCCGTGGATGGACCAGGTCGAACGGATCGTCCTGGAAGTCCACGACAAGTACATCGACGGCGAAGCCGTCCGGAACACGATGCGCACGGCCGGCTTCCGCCAGGTACCACCGCGCGTCCCCGAACCGGCCGGCTTCAACCCCGTCGAGCTGTACGTGAAGTCATGA
- a CDS encoding caspase family protein — MDEAPPPYRALLIGNADFPDEPELDPLRGPANDLTELGAALADSEVGLPWQVTEVRDRTSQEVEEAIYDFFEGATREEQLLLYYSGHGQLDMDNRLFLCTRDTTLTRRGLRAVHLSSITARMDRCPARAIIVVLDCCYSGRAADAKGLDMAAPFEGRGRFVMSSCERRGTAKDAVGDGEPSLFTGHLVTALRRGAVGRDGYVTARQVWRYVEDQLRGSGQRPCWKTDGETGDVPLARRPVPVERTVKAAGQSPREASLDTCPLFAPARGPSKQPSVECHFTGAMHVLVPGSRGTLSVYRDALLAAESGGEVRGWWFAAEPLGYRRRRARLTGTKTLDGDVRFTLPDGAGTVTWPAEQLSAFEKARATSNWPITPRPTQTDATHTVLKAHDRAYRRLTRTPWMLAGSLVAFAASVVMTVRVMTPHIPDEIPAYPFFLDLLSGLFVSAFTSLVWVRSQLQRFLKLPELPVRRMLLNTYVEPAHTVVPDVGPPVTVPEKERTFLWSDDYRLALPSGFFSSIPERPSPIAPLPVEVMGLPHPGQWVLVRTPQGTLWPTGRVKHCYSSEIDRATRPRAASEKPPRQE, encoded by the coding sequence TTGGATGAGGCACCACCGCCGTACCGGGCCCTGCTGATCGGCAACGCCGACTTCCCGGACGAACCTGAACTGGACCCGCTGCGAGGCCCAGCGAACGACCTCACAGAGCTGGGCGCCGCCCTGGCCGATTCCGAGGTGGGGCTGCCCTGGCAGGTGACGGAGGTACGAGACCGCACCAGCCAGGAGGTCGAAGAGGCGATATACGACTTCTTCGAAGGGGCGACGCGAGAGGAACAGTTACTCCTCTACTACAGCGGCCACGGCCAGCTCGACATGGACAATCGGCTCTTCCTGTGCACACGGGACACGACGCTCACGAGGAGGGGGCTGCGTGCGGTGCACCTCTCCTCCATCACTGCTCGGATGGACCGCTGCCCCGCACGCGCGATCATCGTCGTCCTGGACTGCTGCTACAGCGGCAGGGCGGCCGACGCGAAGGGGCTCGACATGGCAGCCCCCTTCGAAGGCCGCGGACGGTTCGTCATGAGCAGCTGCGAACGACGCGGCACCGCCAAGGACGCTGTCGGGGACGGCGAGCCCAGTCTGTTCACCGGTCACCTCGTCACGGCGCTGCGGCGTGGAGCGGTGGGGCGCGACGGTTATGTCACAGCCCGCCAGGTCTGGCGTTACGTGGAGGACCAGTTGCGCGGCAGCGGGCAGCGGCCGTGCTGGAAGACAGACGGGGAGACCGGCGACGTACCGCTGGCGCGGCGGCCGGTGCCGGTCGAGCGGACGGTCAAGGCGGCCGGGCAATCTCCGCGTGAAGCCTCCCTGGACACGTGCCCCCTGTTCGCGCCCGCCCGGGGGCCGAGCAAACAGCCGTCCGTGGAATGCCACTTCACCGGGGCCATGCACGTGCTGGTGCCCGGCTCGCGGGGAACGTTGAGCGTGTACCGGGATGCACTCCTCGCGGCGGAGAGCGGAGGCGAGGTCCGGGGGTGGTGGTTCGCCGCCGAGCCGCTCGGATACCGCCGCAGGCGGGCACGGCTGACCGGTACGAAGACTCTGGACGGTGACGTGCGGTTCACTCTGCCGGACGGCGCCGGAACAGTCACCTGGCCGGCAGAGCAGCTCAGTGCCTTCGAAAAGGCACGCGCGACCAGCAACTGGCCCATCACACCGCGGCCGACGCAGACCGATGCCACCCACACCGTCCTCAAGGCCCACGACCGGGCATACCGCAGGCTCACGCGCACGCCCTGGATGCTGGCAGGATCGCTGGTCGCCTTCGCCGCGTCCGTAGTGATGACCGTGCGGGTGATGACCCCGCACATCCCCGACGAGATACCCGCCTACCCGTTCTTCCTCGACCTCCTGAGCGGGCTCTTCGTGAGCGCCTTCACCTCCCTCGTCTGGGTCCGCTCCCAACTCCAGCGGTTCCTCAAGCTCCCCGAGCTCCCGGTCCGCCGCATGCTGCTCAACACATACGTCGAACCTGCCCACACAGTCGTCCCCGACGTGGGGCCGCCCGTGACGGTTCCGGAGAAAGAACGTACGTTCCTGTGGTCTGATGACTACCGGCTGGCGCTGCCGTCAGGCTTCTTCAGCAGCATCCCCGAACGCCCTTCGCCCATCGCCCCGCTGCCCGTAGAGGTCATGGGCCTGCCCCACCCGGGACAATGGGTGCTAGTCCGCACCCCCCAGGGCACCCTCTGGCCGACCGGCCGGGTCAAACACTGCTACAGCTCCGAGATCGACCGCGCCACCCGACCACGGGCTGCTTCCGAAAAGCCCCCACGCCAGGAGTAG
- a CDS encoding VOC family protein, which yields MAAPDRGQAVRARLADHRGNVLTLVSRTSAPETEQGGSRPQPGAFASFEIGTTDATATRAFYAQAFDWRSEQDPGSVSAPYYSIFTGPVPTGGMHDYSTVTDSAEFAMPTFLATDVPTDVSRAVSHGRTVEYGPEAAIYGLAFAGFGVVA from the coding sequence GTGGCCGCCCCGGACCGCGGCCAGGCCGTCCGCGCCCGCCTGGCCGACCACCGGGGCAACGTCCTCACGCTCGTCTCGCGCACCAGTGCACCGGAGACGGAGCAGGGCGGGAGCCGGCCTCAGCCGGGCGCGTTCGCCAGCTTCGAGATCGGCACCACCGACGCCACAGCGACGCGGGCCTTCTACGCCCAGGCGTTCGACTGGCGCTCCGAGCAGGACCCGGGCTCGGTGAGCGCGCCGTACTACAGCATCTTCACCGGCCCGGTCCCCACGGGCGGCATGCACGACTACAGCACGGTTACCGACAGCGCGGAGTTCGCCATGCCCACCTTCCTGGCCACCGACGTGCCCACCGACGTCTCACGCGCTGTCTCGCACGGCCGAACAGTGGAGTACGGCCCCGAAGCCGCCATCTACGGCCTGGCCTTCGCGGGCTTCGGCGTGGTCGCGTGA
- a CDS encoding TfoX/Sxy family protein, whose translation MAYDEVLVERVRERLETGGAVSEKKVFGAVTFLLRGNTLGGVEGDDLFLRVAQEDMADALARPGARPYEFKGRVSKGWVYVAGEALDDDALEQWLQMALEAAAELPPK comes from the coding sequence ATGGCTTACGACGAGGTGCTGGTGGAGCGGGTCCGGGAGCGGCTGGAGACAGGCGGCGCGGTGTCCGAGAAGAAGGTGTTCGGTGCGGTCACCTTCCTGCTGCGGGGCAACACGCTGGGCGGTGTGGAGGGCGACGACCTGTTCCTGCGGGTGGCGCAGGAGGACATGGCCGACGCGCTCGCCCGGCCCGGGGCGCGGCCGTATGAGTTCAAGGGAAGGGTGTCCAAGGGCTGGGTGTACGTGGCCGGGGAGGCCCTGGACGACGACGCGCTGGAGCAGTGGCTGCAGATGGCCCTGGAAGCGGCGGCCGAGCTGCCGCCCAAGTGA
- a CDS encoding VOC family protein, with the protein MTPADQPCGLPGTGGRHGVRVLVRHDVQDPHVARDELAFHMDIAFRDAEAAEQRLVEMGATRPAHQPGGGLWSVLLCRFGQPFCISGAR; encoded by the coding sequence GTGACACCCGCCGACCAACCCTGCGGCCTTCCCGGTACGGGTGGGCGACATGGTGTACGTGTTCTGGTCCGCCACGACGTGCAAGACCCCCACGTGGCCCGGGACGAACTCGCATTCCACATGGACATCGCGTTCCGTGACGCCGAGGCGGCGGAGCAGCGGCTCGTGGAAATGGGCGCCACCAGGCCCGCCCACCAGCCGGGCGGGGGCCTCTGGTCCGTCCTGCTCTGCCGCTTCGGTCAGCCCTTTTGCATCAGCGGTGCCCGCTGA
- a CDS encoding VOC family protein, with amino-acid sequence MPFAPCLSVKDTAASIAFYKKLGFDVDSSTASPGDDIHMLTYQGGFCGMLYGNADLKKWLPVLADVPIGFAGMFYLAVDNFDAAHDHIAEHAEIVKDTGTDHTGQRMFYFRDPDGYVVGINDNAALQASDLGKYT; translated from the coding sequence ATGCCTTTCGCACCCTGTCTGAGTGTCAAGGACACCGCTGCCAGCATCGCGTTCTACAAGAAGCTCGGCTTCGATGTCGATTCCAGCACCGCCAGTCCCGGGGACGACATTCACATGCTGACCTACCAGGGCGGATTCTGCGGGATGCTCTACGGCAACGCCGACTTGAAGAAGTGGCTGCCCGTCCTGGCGGACGTCCCCATCGGGTTCGCCGGCATGTTCTACCTTGCCGTGGACAACTTCGACGCTGCCCACGACCACATCGCCGAGCACGCCGAGATCGTCAAGGACACTGGCACCGACCACACCGGTCAGCGCATGTTCTACTTCCGCGACCCGGACGGTTACGTCGTCGGCATCAACGACAACGCTGCCCTCCAGGCCAGCGACCTCGGCAAATACACCTGA
- a CDS encoding transposase — MIVCQPIQSPQGNENRTEDPARRADARIGEETAFATKPALARAMLARAVAAGGPFRWVTGDEAYGHNPVLRGWLTEHEICAGFRLQAPGWDPEVGRPNTRATGCTACTGTISPVRRSLFLVRCICRGRWPGGQRCR, encoded by the coding sequence CTGATCGTTTGCCAACCAATCCAGTCGCCGCAGGGCAACGAGAACAGAACGGAGGATCCGGCGCGTCGGGCCGACGCCCGGATCGGCGAGGAGACCGCGTTCGCCACCAAGCCCGCGCTCGCCCGGGCGATGTTGGCCCGGGCAGTGGCCGCCGGGGGGCCGTTCCGGTGGGTGACCGGTGACGAGGCCTACGGCCACAACCCCGTCCTGCGGGGCTGGCTGACCGAGCACGAGATATGTGCTGGCTTTCGCCTACAAGCACCCGGCTGGGATCCCGAGGTGGGGCGGCCCAACACCAGGGCGACCGGCTGCACGGCTTGCACCGGCACCATCTCGCCTGTCCGCCGGAGCCTATTCCTGGTCAGGTGTATTTGCCGAGGTCGCTGGCCTGGAGGGCAGCGTTGTCGTTGA
- a CDS encoding GNAT family N-acetyltransferase — MSENRSSVTPTVMRLPQYTKADQEEILGNSDDPFGVASTGLTWLPKKEHFGIRHEDRLVAHAGLLRLPVAISDAATEVVGVGGVAVAPRMQGHGLARLVVTAALEHARTMGPQHALLFCRTPLVSLYKRLGWHPLDNDVLVEQPEGRLVTMPLRTMVTPLRDDARWPSGPVRLFSLPM; from the coding sequence ATGTCTGAGAACCGATCCTCTGTGACACCGACCGTGATGCGGCTCCCCCAGTACACCAAGGCGGACCAGGAAGAGATCCTTGGCAACAGCGATGATCCCTTCGGTGTCGCCTCGACCGGTCTGACCTGGCTGCCGAAAAAAGAACACTTCGGCATCAGACACGAAGACCGGCTCGTGGCGCACGCCGGCCTGCTGCGACTGCCTGTCGCGATCAGTGACGCCGCCACAGAGGTGGTGGGCGTCGGCGGGGTGGCCGTCGCACCCCGCATGCAAGGCCATGGCCTGGCTCGGCTCGTCGTCACAGCTGCCCTGGAGCACGCCCGCACGATGGGTCCTCAGCACGCACTACTGTTCTGCCGGACTCCCCTCGTGTCGCTCTACAAGCGCCTCGGATGGCACCCGCTCGACAACGACGTACTCGTCGAACAACCCGAAGGCCGCCTGGTGACCATGCCGCTGCGGACTATGGTGACGCCCCTGCGCGACGATGCCCGCTGGCCCTCAGGGCCAGTACGGCTGTTCTCGCTCCCTATGTGA